From Anopheles darlingi chromosome 2, idAnoDarlMG_H_01, whole genome shotgun sequence, the proteins below share one genomic window:
- the LOC125960128 gene encoding hypertrehalosaemic prohormone, translating to MDNVKLFSVLLICVALMLVCEAQLTFTPAWGKRSPGSLTLNPLIGSTSYGQDACKTPVDSLLVIYRMIQTEAQKIVDCSQK from the exons ATGGACAACGTTAAACTGTTCAGTGTTCTGCTAATTTGTGTCGCTTTGATGTTGGTTTGCGAAGCCCAG CTGACTTTCACACCGGCATGGGGTAAGCGGTCTCCCGGTTCGCTGACGCTTAACCCACTCATCGGCAGTACCAGCTACGGACAGGATGCTTGTAAAACACCGGTTGATTCCCTGCTGGTCATTTACCGAATGATTCAA ACCGAGGCACAGAAGATTGTGGATTGCAGTCAGAAGTAA
- the LOC125960049 gene encoding rho GTPase-activating protein conundrum, whose protein sequence is MLSRNGARLQSPSVVTVVNSNNISACGSSSSSSSSSTSSCSGQKESLVDDLDEYLSEYKLQSPIEPIAHYADGELEAEWLSSAGFPQLTKAFEEGRELSTTELTPVIAGLSSDHAEAVKQRVKALNRTVRGRTRNRGTKKPDIRDVFRDLDSSSTGTRSRSATPDSLDSLPGDDAWNGGPTSASTAANGHLHHHHHHHHLHHHNHPHIPSFVSVFDGNGVVVRPTPVRGKQNLRRTPSAPLRGSAELFRGSHIRCDIPFHNEGIELLNFQRLGTIHIPRIRSGSDPSCTIGPHAGQHISGTRSHTNLYAGGAAGTVRRDNDDSGNSSSEQSPPSSPPRNSLLSSVENSPLRSSYEPVSFESMIKQTTPSAADQWQRSRSTDHDEPCCDIEQITEGEQKRLQPLLWLELASLFDKNHVSLDKRKPFKRKRKEEGNVFGVSLNALVRRDQQVTGEDTTLVPLLLQAILHELGGRGAKEEGILRVPGHKQKTEALYNEIEHSFYAKPEKIEPLIKKAGVHDLSALLKRWLRELPQPLLANDLVHLFYQTNVLPPHDQYKALAVLCQLLPHENRNTLRELLRFFRRVVDLQEQNKMSQQNVATIIAPSFFPPRFVHPPDKNDIGAQVRMAAQCCHLTNVLISMADSLWLVPQRLIEQGKMTNKNGQPKRQLTRKGKNGNGGSIISINRSATNGGDFVFDTSHIHRLVI, encoded by the exons ACGGAGAGCTCGAAGCAGAGTGGCTCAGTTCGGCTGGGTTCCCACAGCTCACCAAAGCGTTCGAAGAG GGTCGCGAACTATCGACCACCGAGCTGACCCCGGTCATTGCTGGTCTGTCGAGTGATCACGCCGAAGCGGTGAAGCAGCGAGTGAAGGCCCTCAACCGAACGGTGCGCGGACGGACGCGCAACCGTGGCACGAAGAAGCCTGACATCCGGGACGTGTTCCGGGATCTGGACTCCTCCAGCACGGGTACGCGATCGCGGAGTGCAACTCCGGACTCGCTCGATTCGCTACCGGGTGACGATGCCTGGAACGGAGGACCGACGTCGGCATCGACGGCCGCCAACGGacatcttcatcaccatcatcatcaccatcatcttcatcaccacaaccatccGCACATACCGAGCTTTGTGTCCGTGTTCGATGGGAACGGTGTGGTGGTACGACCAACGCCAGTACGTGGCAAGCAGAACCTACGGCGAACACCGAGTGCCCCGTTGCGTGGCTCGGCGGAACTATTCCGTGGATCCCACATCCGTTGCGATATCCCATTCCATAATG AGGGTATCGAGTTGCTTAACTTCCAAAGACTAGGTACGATCCACATACCAAGGATCCGTTCAGGATCGGATCCATCGTGCACGATCGG ACCACATGCCGGTCAGCACATCTCGGGAACCCGGAGTCACACCAACCTGTACGCCGGTGGAGCTGCCGGTACGGTCCGTCGCGATAACGATGATTCGGGCAACTCTTCGTCGGAGCAGAGCCCACCGAGCTCGCCACCGCGCAACAGTCTGCTCAGCTCGGTCGAGAACTCGCCGCTCCGGTCCTCTTACGAACCGGTCAGCTTCGAGAGCATGATCAAGCAAACGACACCGTCGGCCGCGGACCAATGGCAACGGTCGCGATCGACCGACCACGACGAACCGTGTTGCGACATCGAGCAGATCACCGAAGGCGAACAGAAGCGACTGCAGCCGTTGCTGTGGCTCGAGCTGGCTTCACTCTTCGACAAGAATCACGTGTCGCTGGATAAGCGGAAACCGTTCAAGCGGAAGCGTAAGGAAGAGGGCAACGTCTTTGGTGTGTCGCTGAATGCACTCGTTCGCCGCGACCAGCAGGTGACCGGCGAGGACACAACCCTCgtgccactgctgctacaGGCAATCCTGCACGAGCTCGGTGGCCGTGGTGCGAAGGAGGAAGGCATACTGCGGGTCCCGGGACACAAGCAGAAG ACCGAAGCTCTCTACAACGAGATCGAGCACAGTTTCTACGCGAAACCGGAGAAGATCGAACCCCTGATCAAGAAGGCCGGTGTACACGATCTCAGCGCATTGTTGAAACGTTGGCTACGCGAGCTCCCACAGCCCCTGCTGGCCAATGATTTGGTGCATCTATTCTACCAGACGAACG tactaCCTCCGCACGATCAGTACAAGGCGCTGGCCGTGCTGTGTCAGCTGCTGCCACACGAAAACCGTAATACGCTCCGGGAGCTGCTCAGGTTCTTCCGCCGAGTGGTCGACCTGCAGGAGCAGAACAAGATGTCCCAGCAGAacgtggccaccatcatcgccccATCCTTCTTTCCTCCACG CTTCGTGCATCCACCCGATAAGAACGATATCGGGGCGCAGGTTCGTATGGCTGCCCAGTGTTGCCATCTGACGAACGTGCTGATCAGCATGGCGGACAGCCTGTGGTTGGTGCCGCAGAGGCTCATCGAGCAGGGCAAGATGACCAACAAGAATGGTCAG CCAAAACGGCAATTGACGCGCAAAGGCAAGaacggcaacggtggcagcatcATATCGATCAACCGAAGTGCCACCAACGGTGGCGACTTTGTCTTCGATACCAGCCACATTCACCGGCTAGTGATCTAG
- the LOC125960090 gene encoding venom protease-like, giving the protein MRTVVACVAPTLTLLVVLLAPQTVRSDQEVGEQCVVQRTNGPGICRLVSDCPSVIDDIRNRRGNPTKCGYLERVQIVCCPVDARTTTTASSTTSAGLTGVHQRIAEKCAEYGQAVYSKEYVNSLTADEPKLQTIDKCGHTAVELIVDGELAKAREFPHMALIGYGAAPDYQYLCGGSLVSERFILTAGHCLVSSTYGQTTTVRLGELSLDSKTDEAFPEDYDVSERIPHPEYKQSSHYNDIALIKLSRKVIFTPYIRPICLPLQANGPQKRAIASGWGAIGFGQEKSSSLLKVTLDLFSHDECKDLFEETRKLRTGVNATTQMCAGSRNSTKDTCQGDSGGPLQVYNDANVYCTYTVIGVTSFGQNCGLAGVPAIYTRVFSYLSWIENLIFT; this is encoded by the exons ATGCGTACAGTGGTGGCTTGTGTGGCTCCCACGCTCACGCTGCTGGTAGTGCTATTGGCACCCCAGACAGTGCGTTCAGATCAGGAAG TTGGCGAACAGTGCGTGGTACAGCGCACAAATGGACCCGGCATCTGTAGGCTCGTTTCCGACTGCCCATCGGTGATTGACGATATCCGGAATCGCCGGGGAAATCCCACCAAATGTGGTTACCTAGAACGGGTGCAGATCGTCTGCTGTCCAGTAGATGCCcgtaccactaccactgcctCCTCAACTACCTCAGCTGGTCTCACCGGTGTTCATCAACGAATCGCGGAAA AATGTGCCGAATACGGACAGGCAGTTTATTCGAAGGAGTACGTCAACTCCCTTACGGCTGACGAACCGAAACTACAGACGATCGATAAGTGTGGCCATACGGCGGTGGAGTTGATCGTGGATGGGGAGCTAGCAAAAGCACGGGAGTTTCCTCACATGGCACTGATCGGGTATGGAGCAGCACCCGATTATCAGTATCTCTGCGGTGGTTCGCTCGTATCGGAGCGATTCATTCTCACCGCAGGCCACTGCTTGGTGTCCAGCACCTA cggacaaacaacaaccgtaCGGCTGGGCGAGCTGTCGTTGGATTCCAAGACGGATGAAGCATTCCCAGAAGACTATGACGTAAGCGAACGTATACCGCATCCGGAGTATAAGCAATCATCGCACTACAATGACATCGCGCTTATCAAACTGAGCCGGAAAGTCATCTTTACACCCTACATCCGACCGATTTGCCTTCCGTTGCAAGCTAACGGACCCCAAAAGCGAGCTATAGCCAGTGGCTGGGGTGCGATTGGCTTTGGGCAGGAGAAAAGCAGTTCACTGCTGAAGGTAACACTCGACCTCTTCAGCCACGACGAATGCAAGGATCTGTTTGAGGAAACGCGTAAACTGCGTACTGGTGTGAACGCTACGACGCAAATGTGTGCCGGATCGCGAAACTCAACCAAGGACACGTGTCAGGGCGATTCAGGAGGACCTTTGCAAGTGTACAACGATGCGAACGTGTACTGTACCTACACCGTGATCGGAGTAACATCGTTCGGTCAGAACTGTGGGCTGGCCGGTGTGCCGGCCATATACACCCGTGTGTTCTCCTACCTTTCGTGGATCGAAAACTTGATATTTACGTGA